Proteins co-encoded in one Bacillus infantis NRRL B-14911 genomic window:
- a CDS encoding acyl-CoA dehydrogenase family protein codes for MAKTKSMGSGFLLSEIDEGQLFTPEDFTEEHKMIGTSARQFIEQEVAPLKEEIESQDFGLVKELLKKAGDLGLLAHSIPEQYGGLGLDKITKGIVGENIGASSGYGVAHSNHTCIATLPITYFGTEEQKNKYLPKMASGEYIGAYCLTEPNAGSDALSSQTVARLNEAGTHYILNGTKLYITNAAFSDTFIVYAKVDGKDFTAFILEKDFPGLVLGPEENKMGIKGSSTRSVILEDCEVPAENMLGEQGKGHVIALNVLNLGRFNLGSACMGAAKYSLKKAAQYTQERRQFGRKIADFHATKEKVGKMAARIYASESMQYRTAGLLEEALGDVWDSPDSRLAGKRMSEYASECAVCKVFGSETLDYAADETLQLYGGAGFIKEYGIEQIYRDSRINRIFEGTNEINRLLIPAGLFKKAAKGEVDFRELTEEAASAILQPASLNGVLAMEREAVSLMRHAFLLAAGLALQVHGQQISEEQETLMKLSDMAISLYAAESAVYRTYKSINKAGEEASLQKIDLARSYLEEALWECEKAFRTLSSELALREDVKKLASAVEKGFRRIELNGGGFSRNRRIAERIYQATRYVC; via the coding sequence ATGGCAAAAACAAAGAGCATGGGCTCCGGGTTTCTGTTATCGGAGATAGATGAAGGCCAATTGTTTACACCAGAAGATTTTACTGAAGAACACAAAATGATCGGCACTTCAGCAAGGCAGTTCATTGAGCAGGAAGTGGCCCCTTTAAAGGAAGAAATCGAGAGCCAGGATTTCGGGCTGGTGAAGGAGCTGCTGAAGAAAGCCGGGGATCTCGGACTGCTGGCACACAGCATTCCTGAACAGTACGGCGGGCTTGGATTGGATAAGATCACTAAAGGTATTGTAGGTGAAAATATCGGAGCCTCAAGCGGCTATGGTGTGGCCCATTCCAACCATACGTGCATTGCCACCCTGCCGATCACCTATTTTGGAACCGAAGAGCAAAAAAATAAATATCTGCCTAAGATGGCGTCCGGAGAATATATCGGCGCCTATTGCCTGACAGAGCCGAATGCAGGATCTGACGCCCTTTCCTCCCAGACTGTGGCGCGCCTCAATGAAGCGGGGACGCATTATATTCTGAACGGGACGAAGCTTTATATCACTAATGCGGCTTTTTCAGATACCTTCATCGTTTATGCAAAGGTTGATGGAAAGGATTTTACTGCCTTTATCTTAGAAAAGGATTTTCCGGGCCTGGTTCTGGGGCCTGAAGAAAACAAAATGGGCATCAAAGGTTCATCAACCAGGTCTGTCATCTTGGAAGATTGCGAGGTGCCTGCTGAAAATATGCTCGGGGAGCAGGGGAAAGGCCATGTAATCGCCCTGAACGTCCTTAATTTGGGCCGCTTCAATCTAGGGTCGGCCTGCATGGGAGCTGCCAAATACAGTCTGAAGAAAGCAGCACAATATACACAGGAGCGGAGGCAGTTTGGACGAAAGATCGCTGACTTCCATGCGACAAAAGAAAAAGTGGGAAAAATGGCAGCGAGGATCTATGCCTCTGAATCTATGCAATACAGGACAGCAGGACTGCTTGAAGAGGCGCTGGGCGATGTATGGGACAGCCCTGATTCCCGCCTTGCAGGGAAGAGGATGAGCGAGTATGCCTCAGAATGTGCTGTCTGTAAGGTATTTGGATCGGAAACCCTTGATTATGCAGCAGACGAAACATTGCAGCTTTATGGGGGCGCCGGATTCATAAAAGAATATGGCATCGAACAAATATACAGGGACTCCAGAATTAACCGGATCTTTGAAGGCACAAATGAAATCAACCGGCTGCTCATTCCGGCAGGCTTGTTTAAGAAAGCTGCAAAGGGAGAAGTGGATTTCAGGGAGCTGACCGAAGAAGCGGCATCCGCCATCCTGCAGCCTGCATCTCTTAATGGAGTCCTGGCTATGGAGCGGGAGGCAGTCTCCCTGATGAGACATGCGTTTCTGCTTGCAGCAGGCCTGGCCCTGCAGGTTCACGGCCAGCAGATTTCGGAGGAACAGGAAACGCTGATGAAGCTTTCTGATATGGCGATATCCTTATATGCGGCCGAGTCGGCAGTCTACAGGACATATAAAAGCATCAATAAAGCCGGGGAAGAAGCATCCTTACAAAAAATTGACCTGGCCAGATCTTATCTGGAAGAGGCATTGTGGGAATGTGAGAAAGCCTTCAGGACCCTTTCTTCGGAACTGGCATTACGGGAAGATGTAAAAAAACTGGCCTCCGCTGTTGAAAAAGGATTCAGAAGAATAGAGCTGAATGGGGGAGGCTTCAGCCGGAACCGGAGAATTGCTGAAAGAATTTATCAAGCAACCCGCTATGTATGCTAG
- a CDS encoding enoyl-CoA hydratase/isomerase family protein, whose product MDNQHLLSEKKASVLLLTLNRPDSLNAFSSEMITGLTKAFRQADQDEDIKAIVLSGAGRSFSAGGDVKTMGQAGPAEIYEHIGKLNECILSIKAASKPVIAAVHGFAAGAGFNLALACDLIIAADDSRFAMSFSQVGLISDGGGSFFLPRLIGPHLAKEFFFTAEAIPADRLLQMGIVSRIVPGTELREEALAVAEKLASGPVKAYGMMKKLIDGAHASTLEGVLEQERLIQTMMAGTEDHLEGIAAFKEKRKPQFQGK is encoded by the coding sequence ATGGATAATCAGCACCTGCTTTCTGAAAAAAAAGCCAGTGTTCTGCTATTAACGCTGAACAGACCGGACAGCCTGAATGCTTTCAGCAGTGAAATGATTACCGGCCTGACTAAAGCATTCCGCCAGGCTGATCAGGATGAGGATATTAAAGCAATTGTCTTATCCGGCGCAGGCAGATCTTTCTCTGCAGGCGGAGACGTAAAAACAATGGGGCAGGCAGGTCCGGCAGAAATCTATGAACATATCGGGAAACTCAATGAGTGCATTTTAAGCATAAAAGCCGCCAGCAAGCCTGTCATTGCTGCTGTTCATGGATTCGCAGCAGGAGCTGGCTTCAATCTCGCACTCGCATGTGATTTGATCATTGCTGCAGATGACAGCCGCTTTGCGATGAGTTTTTCACAAGTGGGGCTTATTTCAGATGGAGGGGGATCATTTTTCCTGCCGCGGCTGATCGGGCCTCATCTTGCAAAGGAGTTTTTCTTTACGGCTGAAGCGATACCTGCGGACAGGCTGCTGCAGATGGGGATTGTCAGCAGAATTGTACCTGGCACGGAGCTGAGAGAAGAAGCGTTGGCTGTGGCAGAAAAGCTGGCATCAGGACCTGTCAAAGCATATGGGATGATGAAGAAGCTGATTGATGGCGCCCATGCCTCTACACTTGAGGGGGTATTGGAACAAGAACGCCTTATCCAGACGATGATGGCCGGAACAGAAGATCATTTAGAGGGAATTGCAGCATTCAAAGAAAAACGGAAGCCGCAATTCCAGGGAAAGTGA
- a CDS encoding quinone oxidoreductase family protein, with protein MKAIQLKEYGGPDVLKLVEMDVPEPRGHEVLIQIRSIGVNYADTARREGQYVVKTPLPFIPGAEVAGVVKAVGEKADIVPGTRVVALIESGGYSEFAIADSRGLIPIPEGLDFHEAAALPLQGLSAYHILKTMGRLQKGENVLVHAAAGGVGTLAVQLARIFGAGKIIATASSEQKLRLAGDMGADVLVDYTESGWEEKVREATEGKGADLALEMAGGEVFAKTMKCLAPFGRVVVYGVASGEQYRMYPSSLMARNQSVIGFFLPQIMKMPELLHTSMKELLGYLAEGKLKLTVGGIYPLEEAPFVHEQMQGRKTSGKLILTP; from the coding sequence ATGAAGGCAATTCAGTTAAAGGAATATGGAGGACCTGATGTCCTGAAGCTTGTTGAAATGGACGTTCCAGAGCCAAGAGGACATGAGGTGCTGATTCAAATCCGCTCGATTGGCGTTAACTATGCCGATACAGCAAGGAGAGAGGGCCAGTATGTAGTAAAAACCCCCCTCCCCTTCATTCCTGGTGCGGAAGTGGCTGGAGTGGTTAAGGCAGTTGGAGAAAAGGCGGATATAGTGCCGGGCACCAGGGTAGTGGCACTGATAGAATCCGGCGGATATTCGGAATTTGCCATTGCCGACAGCAGGGGGCTCATTCCCATTCCGGAAGGACTTGACTTCCATGAGGCAGCGGCACTGCCCCTCCAGGGACTGAGCGCCTATCACATTTTAAAGACAATGGGGAGGCTTCAAAAAGGAGAAAATGTTCTTGTCCATGCAGCTGCTGGAGGTGTGGGAACACTGGCAGTCCAGCTTGCCAGGATATTTGGCGCTGGAAAGATTATCGCGACAGCCAGCTCAGAGCAAAAACTCAGACTGGCCGGGGATATGGGGGCTGACGTTCTGGTGGACTATACAGAAAGCGGATGGGAGGAGAAAGTAAGGGAAGCAACAGAGGGCAAGGGGGCCGATCTGGCACTTGAAATGGCCGGGGGAGAGGTTTTCGCTAAAACCATGAAGTGTCTCGCACCGTTTGGAAGGGTTGTCGTCTATGGCGTGGCAAGCGGAGAGCAATACAGAATGTACCCATCCTCACTGATGGCACGGAACCAGTCTGTGATTGGATTCTTCCTCCCGCAAATCATGAAAATGCCGGAGCTTCTTCATACAAGCATGAAGGAACTGCTCGGCTACCTGGCAGAAGGTAAATTGAAGCTGACGGTCGGCGGAATTTATCCCCTGGAGGAAGCTCCATTTGTTCATGAACAGATGCAGGGGAGGAAAACGAGCGGCAAACTGATTTTAACGCCTTAA
- a CDS encoding stage VI sporulation protein F yields MDNGFFKNIEKKTGVNMKDILELANSLQNANFKDEKTVRSVIRRVSQIANKPVPKATEDKIVQSIVADGKQLDFNTISQMINKK; encoded by the coding sequence ATGGATAATGGATTCTTTAAAAATATCGAGAAGAAAACAGGCGTTAATATGAAAGATATTCTGGAGCTGGCGAATTCTTTGCAGAATGCAAATTTCAAGGATGAAAAAACTGTCCGCAGCGTAATCCGCAGGGTATCCCAAATTGCCAACAAGCCGGTTCCAAAAGCAACAGAAGATAAAATTGTACAATCCATCGTCGCGGACGGCAAACAGCTGGATTTCAATACAATCAGCCAGATGATCAATAAAAAATAA
- a CDS encoding UvrD-helicase domain-containing protein: MKTAVYRQQTINIDNYSREEFQKIYDEGKKGNLFCPACGERVRMYLGIQASPHFYHLHSNAECQDAEETLNEVKKEPVEAEISAGGFRLPKSRTITAETMPPPVFQEASFVKTGAPFQSMPLKNKAASGYLKDLADNGFQLDAAQSAAVSHIDGPLLVLAGAGSGKTRVLTTRTAYMLQELRIDPKSIMLVTFTAKAAAEMKRRLIDYPGIKSAQAQQLLAGTFHSIFYRILSFHDREGWNSQKLLKKEWQREQILKGAAKELKIDEKDFAFDLALQKIGFWKNSLILPQDTKPATDWDKTVTELYRLYEEYKEIHRLFDFDDMLLGCYRLFQEHPHILESYQNRFHYFLIDEFQDINKVQYELIKMLSAKSNNVCAVGDDDQSIYAFRGSDPRYLLEFDKDFPAASIVVLDQNYRSAHEIVSAANSIIVKNKQRRDKKMKAQYSKARKPLLFFPLDEEEEATMIVTDIQEKISQGGSPGEFALLFRTHAGMRAIFERLANSSLPFRIDQDAESFYDRYLVRTLLAFLKLALDEDSQESIKNILPALFLKQSVLQDLKAESILTDRTLLECLADVKTGFAFQEKKLARAVPSIRSIKSKSPAAAIDMIEKELGFNDFLKKRGLEGSSMEKGSDDIRDLKVAANNFESLAEFLEHAEHMRAMNKEMKKPGNIRDNSITLSTIHRSKGLEYKTVYIIGAVDGSIPHDFALEAYRNGDPDPMEEERRLLYVAVTRAQEELFISVPQKRRGKKARTSRFLAPVRS; this comes from the coding sequence ATGAAAACTGCTGTTTACCGGCAACAGACTATTAATATAGATAACTACAGCCGCGAAGAATTCCAAAAAATCTATGATGAAGGAAAGAAGGGCAATCTTTTCTGTCCTGCCTGCGGAGAGCGGGTGAGGATGTACTTGGGGATACAGGCTTCCCCCCACTTCTACCATCTTCACTCCAATGCTGAATGCCAGGATGCAGAGGAGACATTGAACGAGGTGAAAAAAGAGCCGGTTGAAGCGGAAATCTCCGCCGGCGGGTTCAGGCTGCCTAAATCGAGGACGATCACTGCTGAGACAATGCCTCCTCCTGTGTTCCAGGAAGCTTCATTTGTAAAAACAGGTGCCCCTTTCCAGTCTATGCCTCTTAAAAACAAAGCTGCCAGCGGATACCTGAAGGATCTCGCAGACAATGGATTCCAACTGGATGCTGCACAATCTGCTGCTGTATCTCATATCGACGGACCCCTGCTTGTTCTGGCCGGGGCAGGCAGCGGAAAGACGAGGGTTTTAACCACCCGTACTGCTTATATGCTCCAAGAGCTGAGAATAGACCCAAAATCCATCATGCTGGTTACTTTCACAGCTAAAGCTGCTGCTGAAATGAAAAGAAGGCTGATTGACTATCCAGGCATAAAGTCTGCCCAGGCACAGCAGCTCCTTGCCGGCACCTTCCACAGTATTTTTTACCGCATCCTCTCCTTTCATGACAGAGAAGGATGGAACTCTCAAAAGCTGCTAAAAAAAGAATGGCAGCGGGAGCAGATTTTAAAAGGGGCTGCAAAAGAGCTGAAAATCGATGAAAAGGACTTTGCTTTCGATCTGGCTCTGCAGAAAATCGGTTTCTGGAAGAACTCTCTTATTCTTCCACAGGACACAAAACCTGCAACTGATTGGGACAAAACGGTTACAGAATTATACAGGCTCTATGAAGAATATAAAGAGATTCACAGGCTCTTCGATTTTGATGATATGCTTCTTGGCTGTTACCGTCTTTTCCAGGAGCATCCCCATATTCTGGAGTCTTATCAAAACCGCTTTCACTATTTCCTTATTGATGAATTCCAGGATATCAATAAAGTCCAGTATGAGCTGATTAAGATGCTTTCCGCAAAAAGTAATAATGTTTGTGCAGTCGGAGATGATGATCAGTCTATTTATGCGTTCCGGGGAAGCGACCCTCGGTATCTGCTCGAATTTGATAAAGATTTCCCGGCTGCCAGCATCGTTGTGCTTGATCAGAACTACCGTTCCGCACATGAAATCGTGTCTGCGGCCAACAGCATCATTGTCAAAAACAAGCAGCGGCGCGACAAAAAGATGAAAGCCCAGTATTCAAAAGCAAGGAAGCCTCTCCTCTTTTTCCCGCTTGATGAGGAAGAAGAAGCGACGATGATCGTGACCGATATCCAGGAGAAGATTTCCCAGGGCGGAAGTCCAGGGGAATTTGCGTTATTATTCAGGACCCACGCAGGGATGAGGGCCATTTTTGAAAGGCTGGCCAATTCCAGCCTGCCATTCAGGATTGACCAGGATGCTGAATCATTTTACGATCGTTATTTAGTGAGGACCCTCCTGGCTTTCTTAAAATTGGCTCTTGATGAGGATAGCCAGGAATCCATCAAAAATATCCTCCCTGCGCTCTTCCTGAAGCAATCTGTACTGCAGGACTTGAAAGCAGAAAGCATACTGACCGACAGGACTCTTCTCGAGTGCCTTGCTGATGTGAAAACAGGATTTGCTTTTCAGGAGAAAAAGCTGGCAAGGGCTGTCCCATCGATTCGTTCCATCAAGTCGAAGAGTCCTGCAGCTGCCATTGATATGATAGAAAAAGAACTCGGATTCAATGACTTTCTTAAAAAACGCGGGCTGGAAGGCTCCAGTATGGAAAAAGGCTCAGATGATATTCGCGATTTAAAGGTTGCTGCCAACAATTTTGAGAGCCTAGCAGAATTTCTTGAGCATGCCGAGCATATGCGCGCCATGAATAAAGAAATGAAAAAGCCCGGCAATATAAGGGACAATAGCATAACACTCAGTACGATTCACCGCTCAAAAGGCCTTGAATATAAGACTGTTTATATTATCGGGGCTGTTGACGGGAGCATCCCCCATGACTTCGCCCTTGAAGCTTACAGGAATGGGGACCCTGACCCGATGGAAGAGGAAAGAAGGCTATTATATGTAGCGGTTACACGGGCACAGGAGGAGCTGTTCATATCTGTCCCGCAGAAAAGGCGGGGCAAAAAGGCGAGGACTTCCAGGTTTCTTGCACCGGTAAGGAGCTAA
- a CDS encoding DUF421 domain-containing protein, with protein sequence MEYLHIFAELVVGFAALFLITKFLGKTQITQITTFDFVSALVLGELVGNALFDKEIGLGQILFAVFLWGVLIYFTEYLTQRYKRMRRFLEGEPSIVIKKGKIVYDSLKKNHLDINQLQHLLRSKDIFSIRECEYAILETDGTVSVLKKPEYSSPAAKDFKIQLQPEELPVTLVLDGEIVTDNLHMIHWDESRLQTELKGWGAKTVKDVLYAEWKKGEPLHVQTF encoded by the coding sequence ATGGAATATCTGCATATTTTCGCAGAGCTGGTTGTGGGTTTTGCCGCCCTTTTTTTAATCACTAAGTTCCTGGGCAAAACACAGATCACCCAAATCACAACCTTTGACTTTGTTTCAGCCCTTGTTTTGGGAGAACTGGTGGGAAATGCATTATTTGATAAGGAGATCGGCCTGGGGCAAATCCTGTTTGCCGTCTTCTTATGGGGAGTATTGATTTATTTCACTGAGTATTTGACACAGAGATATAAAAGAATGCGCCGTTTTTTAGAGGGAGAACCATCGATCGTCATTAAAAAGGGGAAGATTGTATACGACTCTTTAAAGAAGAATCACCTTGACATCAATCAGCTGCAGCATCTATTGAGGTCCAAGGATATTTTTTCAATACGCGAATGCGAGTATGCGATACTTGAAACAGATGGGACAGTAAGCGTGCTTAAGAAACCGGAATACAGCTCCCCTGCAGCCAAGGATTTCAAAATCCAGCTGCAGCCGGAAGAACTTCCAGTCACCCTGGTGCTTGACGGTGAAATTGTCACCGATAATCTGCATATGATCCATTGGGATGAAAGCAGGCTTCAAACCGAACTGAAGGGATGGGGAGCTAAAACGGTCAAAGATGTGCTTTACGCTGAATGGAAAAAGGGAGAGCCCCTGCATGTGCAGACCTTCTAG
- a CDS encoding GNAT family N-acetyltransferase → MIVKKAVEQQEIEDVYNIRRIVFIDEQQVPEEEEYDEFEKEAVHIILYDDSHLPAAAGRYRVVDGVGKAERICVLKDSRKIGAGKAVMDKIEELAREQELPAVKLNAQTQAIPFYSKLGYEVVSEEFMDAGIPHRTMKKYL, encoded by the coding sequence GTGATCGTAAAAAAAGCAGTTGAACAGCAAGAGATTGAAGATGTATATAATATCAGGCGAATCGTCTTTATAGACGAACAGCAGGTCCCAGAAGAAGAAGAGTATGATGAGTTCGAAAAGGAAGCCGTCCATATCATTCTCTACGATGACAGCCACCTCCCGGCAGCAGCCGGAAGGTACAGAGTCGTAGATGGGGTCGGGAAGGCTGAAAGGATCTGCGTCCTCAAAGATTCCCGCAAAATTGGGGCTGGCAAGGCTGTCATGGATAAAATCGAAGAGCTTGCCAGAGAGCAGGAACTTCCTGCTGTTAAGCTGAATGCCCAGACACAGGCCATCCCTTTTTACAGCAAACTGGGCTATGAAGTGGTCTCTGAGGAATTTATGGATGCTGGCATCCCTCACCGCACAATGAAAAAGTACTTATAA
- a CDS encoding YjcG family protein has product MKYGIVIFPAKKLQDLANSYRKRYDPHYALIPPHLTLKGAFEATDEQAESLSEKLHKAAENARPFNMKVNKFSSFQPVNNVIYLKVEPDDYLDALHTEINQIFPGGENQEYAFVPHITVGQKLSDDEHSDVFGSLRMERVNYEETIDRFHLLYQLENGSWTVYETFRFGKEF; this is encoded by the coding sequence ATGAAATATGGAATAGTTATATTTCCTGCAAAGAAACTTCAAGATCTGGCCAATTCCTATCGGAAGCGCTATGATCCGCATTATGCTCTCATTCCGCCGCACTTGACACTGAAAGGTGCTTTTGAGGCAACTGATGAGCAGGCTGAATCGCTTTCCGAAAAGCTTCATAAAGCAGCTGAGAATGCTAGGCCTTTTAATATGAAGGTCAATAAGTTCAGCTCTTTTCAACCGGTCAACAACGTGATTTACCTTAAGGTTGAACCAGATGATTACCTGGATGCACTCCACACGGAAATCAATCAAATATTTCCCGGGGGCGAAAATCAGGAATATGCATTTGTTCCCCATATTACAGTCGGGCAAAAGCTCTCGGATGACGAGCATTCCGATGTCTTCGGCTCACTCCGCATGGAGCGTGTCAACTATGAGGAAACAATCGACCGCTTCCATCTGCTCTATCAGCTGGAAAACGGTTCTTGGACAGTATATGAAACATTTCGTTTTGGAAAGGAATTTTAA
- a CDS encoding alpha/beta hydrolase: protein MEIQKGTIKEISFQSRELGEELDILIYLPPSYSPLYKYSLLIAQDGKDYFQMGRAGRAADELLHKREIENVIIVGIPYKNVHDRRSKYHPEGDKHRAYIRFLAHELVPYLDAEFPTYQMGQGRILAGDSLGASVSLLASLEYPHTFGKTILQSPYVDESILKAARSFPTPGLLNIYHVVGTQETEVKTTKGEIEDFLTPNRSLSSILSERGFQYFYDEFEGNHTWKYWQPDFKRALKHML from the coding sequence ATGGAAATTCAAAAAGGAACGATAAAAGAAATCTCTTTTCAGAGCAGGGAGCTGGGAGAAGAGCTGGATATACTTATCTATCTTCCTCCCTCTTATTCTCCTCTTTATAAATATTCCCTTCTCATTGCCCAGGATGGAAAGGATTATTTCCAAATGGGACGGGCAGGACGGGCAGCGGACGAGCTCCTTCACAAAAGAGAAATAGAAAACGTTATCATTGTGGGCATCCCTTATAAAAATGTGCATGACCGCAGAAGCAAATATCATCCGGAGGGAGATAAACACAGGGCGTACATACGATTCCTGGCACATGAGCTCGTGCCTTACCTTGATGCAGAATTCCCTACTTATCAAATGGGGCAGGGCCGCATTTTGGCCGGAGACTCACTTGGCGCTTCAGTCTCGCTCCTGGCTTCGCTGGAATATCCGCATACATTCGGGAAAACAATCCTTCAATCTCCTTATGTGGACGAAAGCATCCTTAAAGCTGCCCGGAGCTTTCCAACCCCCGGCCTGCTGAATATCTATCATGTAGTCGGCACGCAAGAGACAGAAGTAAAAACGACTAAAGGAGAAATAGAAGACTTCCTTACACCAAATAGAAGTCTCTCATCCATATTATCTGAGAGAGGTTTTCAATATTTCTACGACGAATTCGAAGGCAATCATACCTGGAAATACTGGCAGCCGGACTTTAAAAGAGCTTTGAAGCACATGCTTTAA
- a CDS encoding TAXI family TRAP transporter solute-binding subunit — MKRKSFLLSAALLLALSMILAACGGNSDEGGSDNGGEGGSEKPKFLSIVTGGTGGTYFPLGGAFADIISDETGIQANAETSGASAENMNTLKDGNAEIAFSQTDIASYAKDGKLMFEGSAVDNVSAIGTLYPETIQIVTTAKSGIKSVEDLKGKKVSVGAPGSGTNPNAEQILEVHGMTFDDIDKQDLSFDESTAGIQDGTIDAAFVTAGTPTGAVEGLSATEEVVIVPIEQDKIDALIEKYPYYIQDEVPSGTYGLSDAVATVAVQAMLVVANDLSEDTVYDITKAIFENTDKITHAKGKLITAESALNGVGIDVHPGAQKYFDEKGVKAE, encoded by the coding sequence ATGAAAAGAAAAAGTTTTCTACTTTCAGCAGCATTGCTGCTGGCGCTTTCTATGATTCTTGCTGCCTGCGGCGGCAATTCAGATGAAGGCGGTTCAGACAATGGAGGGGAAGGCGGATCAGAAAAGCCTAAATTCCTCAGCATCGTTACCGGTGGAACCGGCGGTACATACTTCCCGCTTGGAGGCGCATTTGCGGATATCATTTCCGATGAAACCGGCATCCAGGCCAATGCTGAAACATCAGGCGCTTCTGCCGAGAACATGAATACGCTTAAGGATGGAAATGCTGAAATTGCTTTTTCACAAACTGATATTGCCTCATATGCAAAAGATGGAAAGCTGATGTTTGAAGGTTCTGCTGTTGACAATGTCAGCGCTATCGGAACGCTTTATCCTGAAACGATTCAAATCGTCACTACAGCTAAATCCGGCATCAAATCTGTTGAGGATTTGAAAGGCAAGAAGGTTTCTGTCGGTGCTCCAGGTTCAGGCACGAACCCGAATGCAGAACAGATCCTTGAAGTGCATGGGATGACATTTGATGACATCGACAAGCAGGATCTTTCTTTTGACGAGTCTACTGCAGGTATCCAGGATGGAACTATCGATGCGGCTTTCGTAACTGCCGGAACTCCTACTGGTGCTGTTGAAGGTCTTTCAGCAACTGAAGAAGTTGTCATTGTTCCTATCGAACAAGACAAAATTGATGCTCTGATTGAGAAGTACCCTTATTATATCCAGGATGAAGTCCCATCTGGAACTTACGGACTCTCTGATGCAGTAGCAACTGTTGCTGTACAGGCGATGCTTGTCGTGGCAAATGACCTGTCTGAAGATACGGTTTACGACATTACTAAGGCTATCTTTGAAAACACAGACAAGATCACACACGCAAAAGGCAAATTGATTACAGCTGAAAGTGCTCTTAATGGGGTAGGCATCGATGTGCACCCGGGAGCTCAGAAGTATTTTGACGAAAAAGGCGTAAAAGCCGAATAG
- a CDS encoding DUF1850 domain-containing protein yields the protein MKKRTRLKRALLLLPLLIAAIAIIIFIPYKKALVIQYQNTGKVLAYIPFTEEEIFKIKYTHSIHLSDVVESYKPTKDLKIRQYELMYEDFAIGMPDNASAGEVFEQKDGKYYIRNMNRVFPHFDMRTGKVRANHRIIYNGTEYPMAGFIEPGTWVRFTIDKINIYQQLEGVNILEQ from the coding sequence ATGAAAAAACGAACTAGATTGAAGAGAGCATTATTGCTGCTTCCCCTCTTAATTGCTGCCATTGCAATTATTATCTTTATCCCTTACAAAAAAGCACTTGTAATTCAATACCAAAATACAGGCAAAGTGCTTGCCTATATCCCTTTCACCGAGGAAGAAATTTTTAAAATAAAATATACCCATTCAATCCATCTTTCAGATGTGGTAGAGAGCTATAAACCAACAAAGGATTTGAAGATCCGGCAATACGAGCTTATGTATGAAGATTTTGCGATCGGCATGCCTGACAACGCTTCCGCAGGTGAGGTATTTGAACAAAAGGACGGGAAATACTATATCCGGAATATGAATAGAGTATTCCCTCATTTTGATATGCGGACAGGCAAGGTCAGGGCAAATCATAGAATTATATATAACGGAACCGAGTATCCTATGGCAGGTTTTATCGAGCCGGGAACATGGGTAAGATTTACAATTGATAAAATAAACATTTACCAGCAGTTGGAAGGAGTGAATATCCTTGAGCAATAA